A genome region from Anastrepha ludens isolate Willacy chromosome 3, idAnaLude1.1, whole genome shotgun sequence includes the following:
- the LOC128857542 gene encoding uncharacterized protein LOC128857542 has product MLFTQSISCLAEVKVIQNININIKMPRRSEKSKIIAAICQKYTHDIFIVDESDEDEQEDIDESFRLNMLILLNNRRGVHLGIPKSNQWKLNVLEHLDENRFCQMLRVNQMEFDLSKR; this is encoded by the exons ATGCTATTCACCCAATCAATCAGCTGCTTAGCAGAAgtgaaagtaatacaaaatataaatataaacataaaaatgccTAGGAGGagcgaaaaaagtaaaataatagcagcgaTTTGTCAAAAATATACACACGACATCTTCATTGTGGACGAGA GTGATGAAGACGAGCAGGAAGATATCGATGAAAGTTTCAGACTGAATATGCTGATATTGCTAAACAATCGCCGAGGTGTCCATTTAGGAATTCCTAAGTCAAACCAATGGAAGCTGAATGTATTGGAGCATTTAGATGAAAACAGATTTTGCCAAATGCTGCGAGTAAACCAAATGGAGTTTGATCTTAGTAAAAGATGA